The genomic stretch TTCTTCGGTTGATGGAAATATGTTCTCTTTTACTTCTAAGTCAAATTGCTCTAATGAACCTTTGAATAGATCTCTACCTTCTGAGAAGGTTTTTAAGAACTTAGGTTTGTGTCCTGATGTTAACCCTAAAAGATCGTGGAACACCAAAACTTGTCCGTCAGTGTAAGGGCCGGCGCCAATTCCGATCACGGGAATCTGTAATGCATTGGTAATGTCTGTTGCAAGTTGTGTAGGTACACATTCAAGAACAAGAGAGAAGCAGCCCAGTTCTTGTAATTTTAAAGCTGATTGAAAAATAAAATCCGCAGTCTCCTTGTCTTTCCCTTGAACTTTGTATCCACCAAGCTGATGGACAGATTGTGGGGTGAGCCCCAGATGTCCCATTACGGGAACACCAGATTCGACGATATTTTTTACGATATCTTCATGACCTGCAATACCTTCGACCTTTACGGAGCTTGCTCCAGCCTTCATCAATTGATCAACACTTTCCATTGCTGATATTAAACCTTTTCTTACAGACAAGAATGGCATATCAGCCACAATAAATTTATCAGGAGCGCCGCGAGCCACGGCTCTAGTATGGAGAGCCATGAGTTCGGTATCCGCATGAACTGTCGAAGGATGTCCATGCATCACCTGGGCCAGACTGTCACCCACGAGCAAGCAATCGATTTCTGTTTCATTCAAAAGATTAGCGCTCCAATAGTCATAGGAAGTCACCATGGAGATCTTTTTCTTTTCCGTCTTCATTTTGTAAAAATCAAGAATTGTTTTCATCAATCTCCTTTAAGAGTTCTGGATGCGTTGCTTGTACGAAAGATCTATAAACATTTGCAAAAGAATCATTTTCAAGAGCAGTTAAGTTTTTCCTCATCGTAGAAACATCTCTTCTAGAGAGAGGACCTGTGAGGGCGGTTTTGTAATCTTCCTTGATGTTGTCTGTAACTTTTTCTAAGAATGGCAAGACAAGCTCAGGATTGAAATCAAATTTTTCTTTGAAGGATTCGAGTAGCTTTGTCCAAAGTAGAGTTGTGAAGTTTCCTCCCATCACACAGAGTGAGTGGTAGAGAGGTTTCATTTCAGGCTCAATCTCAGAATTTGGATTTTCTAATTGTGGAAAAATTTCCTTAAAAGTTTCATTTCCTTTTTCAGAAATAAATGGAATTTTCTTATAAAAATCTAAGTTGTAAAGTTTGTCTGAGAAAGTCATCAAGGGATGCAGGCCCACGATCCCTGGAATCACTAGGGCTCCGGAAAAATGCACTAGAGTTTTTTCTTGAAGCTCTAGATGAGCATCTACAAATTTTTTGATTTCAGCATCTTTGATCAAAATAAGGACGGTGTCGCAAGTTTTGATGAATCTATTTAAATCTTCTTTGGTGTGTTCTTTTCTATTCCAAGAGTGTACGCGTACATTTTGAGATTGCAGGTAGAACTTCATGTGTCGGGCAGTTCGACCGTTACCAATGATGGTATAACAATGAGACCTAACTTGTAGGTGTGTATTTGTATCTTTCATAATGTTTGGGTACCTGTCTACGTTGTGATCAAGTCCTAGGCAGCAAATCTATCATGTACAGACAGATTGGGTAGGGTTGTTTTTTAAATTATCGCCAAGCATCAACCCCTTGTTTTCAGAGATAAAACCTGTATAACTTCTTTTATGCATAAGTGGATTTTGGGTACAGTCATTGGGTTATCGATCATCGCATGTCTTACGGTGATAAAATTCGGTTTAAAGCCAAAACCAGTTCCAATTATTAAAGCTTCAAATTTTGAACAGCCCGAGCTGCTAGCGACTTATATTAATCGTCAACTTTATCAAAGATTGCGTTCTGCAAAGACCATCGTATTAGGGTTCAACAAAGAAAACATTTTTGAGAAAAAAATTGTAGAGACACTGATCGAATTGGTGACAAACGAAACCAAAGAACAACCTCCTCAATTTATTTTATTAACCCCAGATGAAAGTTATTCTGGTTCGAACTCAACAAGACAAAATGAAATTCGTGAACGTTATGGCGGTAGGCTTGTGGCGTTTTCTATCTTTAACTTAAAAGATGTCCAAGAGGCGCAAGAGATTGTAAATTGCGAATTGGATCATACTTATCCGATCTGGTTGGACTGTATGAAAAGACAAAAAGTAAGACAAATCAATCGCGCCAAAAAAGTCATACTTGATAAGCCTGTGGGTTTAGTAGAAACACAATCTCAACGCGATATTCTTATATATATACGAGAGTAAATCGACGAAAGTCGAGCACTACCTACGCCGAGTCCAGTCTGCAAATTGTTTGATCAGGTATGTTTATTTCCACACAATTAAATATCACTAAATCTTTAACGAGATCCGGGGGGATATTTAAATGGGGAACATCAAAGTTTTTATAGCTACGCTAATTTTAACAAGTATTTTGTCTATGTCAGCACAAGCTGCTCGTTGGATCGTAAAAAATCCAAAGCAGACTAATGTTGAGGCGCTAAGAGGAATGAATTCTCATTCTACTTTAAATCTGAAAAACCAATATTTGATTCTTGATACACGCGAGAGAGTGTCAGCAAATCAACTCGTAAAAATGTTCAATGCAGAAAGTGCATTTGCAGATATGAGAATCTCTATCGATCAACCTAAAAATGATAAAAAAATAGAAGCTGATAATGGTTGGCACGTAGGTCAATTGGATTATGCAAATACAAATCAAAACTTCACAGGGCAAGGAATTGTAGTTGCTGTTCTTGATAGTGGAGTGGATTATTTGCATCCAGATTTAGAAAAGAAAATGTGGAAGAATGTAAATGAAATTCCAAATAACAATATCGATGATGATAAAAATGGAGTAGTTGATGATTATCATGGCTACAACTTCAACGATGGAATTTCAGATCCTATCGATACTCAAAGTCACGGAACACATTGCGCAGGAATCATCGCTGCCGATAAAAACAAATCAACAAAGGCCCAAGGTGTTGCTCAAGGTGTAAAGATCATGCCACTTGTAATTATCGGAAGCGATAGCCTAGGTTTCTTAGGCGATGCCGGGATTGCAGTTAAGTACGCTGTTGATAACGGAGCCAAAGTTCTATCGAACTCTTGGAGAATTTATAATTCTTGGGAAACTTTCATGAATCCTGAAGGTCTTAAGATGTTAGAAGAAGCTATTGGTTATGCAAATGATCACAAAGTCATCTTTGCAGCAGCTGCCGGTAATGAATATAAAGACTTGGATCTTACAAATAAAGAAGACGCTATCTATCCATTGTCTTTCCAAGGTCTATCAAACATGGTCGGTATCGCTTCGACGAATTTGAGCTCAACAAAGGGCGAGCAAATTTCTAGCTTTTCGAACTACGGAGTTAAATCCATTTCAGTTGCGGCGCCCGGGACAGATATCTACTCAACAATTCCAGGTGGCGAATGGATGAAAATGAGCGGAACAAGCATGGCAACACCAATCGTTGCAGGAGTTCTAGCTCGTGGACTCAGCAAAGGCTACAGCATGGAAGAAGCGTTGGAACAATTAAACCAAACTTCCCAAAAAACAACATACTGGCAACAGTACGTTACCCACGGAAGAATCGATATCAAGAAGTACTTGGAATAGTAGTTTTTGAAATAGCGGAGAATGAAAAGGCCAAAGTGACTTTTGGCCTTTTTTTTTCCTAAAATGAAATTTTTGACAAACTAAAT from Bdellovibrionota bacterium encodes the following:
- a CDS encoding S8 family peptidase, which gives rise to MGNIKVFIATLILTSILSMSAQAARWIVKNPKQTNVEALRGMNSHSTLNLKNQYLILDTRERVSANQLVKMFNAESAFADMRISIDQPKNDKKIEADNGWHVGQLDYANTNQNFTGQGIVVAVLDSGVDYLHPDLEKKMWKNVNEIPNNNIDDDKNGVVDDYHGYNFNDGISDPIDTQSHGTHCAGIIAADKNKSTKAQGVAQGVKIMPLVIIGSDSLGFLGDAGIAVKYAVDNGAKVLSNSWRIYNSWETFMNPEGLKMLEEAIGYANDHKVIFAAAAGNEYKDLDLTNKEDAIYPLSFQGLSNMVGIASTNLSSTKGEQISSFSNYGVKSISVAAPGTDIYSTIPGGEWMKMSGTSMATPIVAGVLARGLSKGYSMEEALEQLNQTSQKTTYWQQYVTHGRIDIKKYLE
- a CDS encoding DUF2520 domain-containing protein, with translation MKFYLQSQNVRVHSWNRKEHTKEDLNRFIKTCDTVLILIKDAEIKKFVDAHLELQEKTLVHFSGALVIPGIVGLHPLMTFSDKLYNLDFYKKIPFISEKGNETFKEIFPQLENPNSEIEPEMKPLYHSLCVMGGNFTTLLWTKLLESFKEKFDFNPELVLPFLEKVTDNIKEDYKTALTGPLSRRDVSTMRKNLTALENDSFANVYRSFVQATHPELLKEIDENNS
- the panB gene encoding 3-methyl-2-oxobutanoate hydroxymethyltransferase, translating into MKTILDFYKMKTEKKKISMVTSYDYWSANLLNETEIDCLLVGDSLAQVMHGHPSTVHADTELMALHTRAVARGAPDKFIVADMPFLSVRKGLISAMESVDQLMKAGASSVKVEGIAGHEDIVKNIVESGVPVMGHLGLTPQSVHQLGGYKVQGKDKETADFIFQSALKLQELGCFSLVLECVPTQLATDITNALQIPVIGIGAGPYTDGQVLVFHDLLGLTSGHKPKFLKTFSEGRDLFKGSLEQFDLEVKENIFPSTEESY